One Bythopirellula goksoeyrii genomic window, TGATCGTCGCCGCTCGTTTGGGTAGCCCCTTGGTGATCGGCGTAGGCGAAGGTGAAAACTTCATCGCCAGCGATAGCTCTCCTCTGGCCGGTCGTACGAAGAAAATCGTTTACTTGGCGGATAATGAAATTGCACTGGTCACCACCGACACGATTCGTGTGATTCATCGCGATTCGGGAGACGTGGCCCATGACGTACAGACTCTTGATATCGATGCCACGGAAGTCGATCTCAATGGCTTTCCTCACTACATGCTCAAGGAAATCTACGAGCAACCCGAAACGGTCCGCAATGCAATGCGTGGCCGACTTGACAAAGATTCGGCGACGGCCGTCTTCGGCGGGCTGAACTTGACCCCCAATCAGTTACAGTCCGTGAAGCGGATGGTACTGACTGCCTGTGGTACGAGTTGGCATGCCGCATTAGTGGGGGAATACATGATCGAGACGCTCGCACGTATTCCAGTCGAAGTGGAGTACGCCAGCGAGCTGCGCTATCGCAATCCGCCCCTCGACGATCAGACGTTGTTGTTCGCCCTCACCCAAAGCGGCGAGACGATTGACACCCTCGCAGCACTGAGGGAAATGAAACGCAAGGGGCATCCCACAATGTCGATCTGCAATGTCGTGGGAAGCACGATTGCCCGCGAGGCGGACGGCGGGATCTACCTCCATGCCGGGCAGGAAATCGGTGTCGCCAGCACCAAGGCATTTACGGCCCAGTGCGTAGTGATGTCGTTGTTGGCCCTTTACTTTGGTCGCTTGCATCACCTGAGCTACGAAAGTGGCCTGCGAATCATTGAAGAACTCGAACGGCTACCCGATCAGGTCGAACGGGCTTTGGAAACCAACAGCCACGCCCGCCGCATCGCGGAGAAATATGCCAACTGCAACAATTTCCTCTACCTTGGTCGGCAATACAATTTTCCCACAGCCCTGGAAGGAGCCCTCAAGCTCAAGGAAATTAGCTATATCCACGCCGAGGGTTACCCAGCCGCGGAAATGAAGCATGGTCCGATTGCGCTGGTTGACGAGAACACCCCCAGCGTGTTTATCGTGCCGCAGGGAGCCGTCTACGACAAAGTGTTAGCCAACATCGAAGAGATCAAGGCCCGTCGCGGCCCCGTGATCGCCATCGTGGATGACGACGACAGCCGCGTTGCCGAACTTGCGGACGACGTGATCCACATCCCCCCCGTGACCGATTTCCTGCAGCCCATTGTAGCCTCAGTACCTCTGCAACTGCTGGCCTACCACATCGCCATCGCCCGCGGCTGCGATGTCGATAAACCGCGGAATCTGGCCAAGAGCGTGACGGTGGAGTGAATTTGAAAAAATGGGCTGGCTAAGTTCCGATTCAATCTATTTCCCACTGTTGAATCTTGTTGCCCGGCGACTGGCGCCATACCGCCTTGTGTCGAGAGTGTCTTAATTGCTGGCTCTAAACTCTCGGCTCTCAACTACAACGCCACATCGCGCCATGCGATCTCCCCCGGCTCTACGGTCCACCCAAGGCCAAAGTAACCAGCGGCACGCACATCATCATCTCCCTCCGTGAGACTGTCGGCACTCAACAGCAACAAATCGGGGAAATTCGTGCCGTTGACGAAGTACGGCAGGCGATCGGTGGCCCGCATGCCGGTGATTCCTGTGCCACTTACCACGCCGACTACGGCAGTCGCACTCCGGCGGCGTGGTCGGACAAACACGCAAGCTAGATCATCGCCAAGCTCGGGTCGGCGATCGATGGTCACGCTCCCCTTACGAGTTTGCACGGGCGAAGTTGATAAAAGTCGCGGCCAGGCGGAGTTGGTGTCGGCGTTGCCGTAGAGCAGTACGTTCCGGTTTG contains:
- the glmS gene encoding glutamine--fructose-6-phosphate transaminase (isomerizing); its protein translation is MCGIVGYIGQGQAAEFLLDGLRRLEYRGYDSSGIATVEDGELDVAKAAGRVEELAALLKMRHHNGSVGIGHTRWATHGPATDINAHPHLGGDQILALVHNGVIENFRAIKDRLIDKGYEFQSATDTEVVAQLLAYELEKVSDETLDSEDPLAPVIQAVQKSLAKLRGTYGLAVIFRDWPHVIVAARLGSPLVIGVGEGENFIASDSSPLAGRTKKIVYLADNEIALVTTDTIRVIHRDSGDVAHDVQTLDIDATEVDLNGFPHYMLKEIYEQPETVRNAMRGRLDKDSATAVFGGLNLTPNQLQSVKRMVLTACGTSWHAALVGEYMIETLARIPVEVEYASELRYRNPPLDDQTLLFALTQSGETIDTLAALREMKRKGHPTMSICNVVGSTIAREADGGIYLHAGQEIGVASTKAFTAQCVVMSLLALYFGRLHHLSYESGLRIIEELERLPDQVERALETNSHARRIAEKYANCNNFLYLGRQYNFPTALEGALKLKEISYIHAEGYPAAEMKHGPIALVDENTPSVFIVPQGAVYDKVLANIEEIKARRGPVIAIVDDDDSRVAELADDVIHIPPVTDFLQPIVASVPLQLLAYHIAIARGCDVDKPRNLAKSVTVE